One genomic segment of Helianthus annuus cultivar XRQ/B chromosome 14, HanXRQr2.0-SUNRISE, whole genome shotgun sequence includes these proteins:
- the LOC110906853 gene encoding putative uncharacterized protein DDB_G0290521: protein MSDSESPGEVNQVPRTSTPNTSQTPVAIPTSLSTPGSTPTGATYPEFLTLQTPTPSRSGVPSPNVGAFNTPSRIDLTPKGVANNFLELRSLLNQHVNRERDKGVRIRLDYDEPEPSLSPGPPPLPFATSQPTTSRNEAGSSNPPPNLNPYLYTRSDPTSFPLFSSQPIATDAPLGHELTLDQLLQSPVSSLPPSTTTTWKQALSVLRLA, encoded by the coding sequence ATGTCGGATAGTGAGTCTCCGGGGGAGGTTAACCAAGTTCCTCGTACCTCTACCCCGAATACTAGCCAAACTCCTGTGGCTATACCAACCTCCCTCTCAACACCGGGAAGCACTCCAACTGGAGCAACATACCCCGAGTTTCTCACTCTCCAAACGCCAACACCATCTCGTTCCGGAGTACCATCTCCCAATGTTGGTGCCTTTAACACTCCCTCACGTATCGATCTTACACCTAAAGGAGTTGCTAACAACTTTCTCGAGTTAAGGTCTCTCCTTAACCAACATGTGAATAGGGAACGAGACAAGGGAGTGAGGATCCGTCTAGATTACGACGAACCTGAACCATCACTATCTCCTGGGCCTCCCCCTCTTCCTTTTGCAACTTCACAACCAACTACATCTAGGAATGAGGCTGGTTCCAGCAACCCTCCTCCAAATCTTAACCCATATTTGTACACGAGGTCCGATCCAACGTCTTTTCCCCTCTTTTCTTCCCAACCAATTGCAACTGATGCTCCCTTGGGGCACGAGTTGACTTTGGATCAGCTCCTACAATCTCCAGTATCAAGCCTTCCACCCTCAACCACTACTACATGGAAACAAGCTTTATCAGTGCTTCGCTTGGCATAG